DNA from Leptospira terpstrae serovar Hualin str. LT 11-33 = ATCC 700639:
ATGGCAAGAAATAGACGGTGTAACATAAGCATTAAGTTTGGAAAGATAATACCATCTCATTTCTTTGTAGGTTAGGTGACGATTTGAATTTTTTTAACTAACTACTTTTTCAATTGTTTCGCTGAAGAGATAGGATTTTAGTAAAATAATTGTAAACAATGGTTGTAAAAAATAGGAACTATTGTAGTGTATTCCACCATACCAATGCAGTAGGAGTTACCTATGAATCGATTTTCTCTGTTTTCTTTTTTCATTCTACTTTTCAGTTTTTCTTTATCTGCGGAAAAAATCGAATCTGAGTTTTCATTTGCTACGGACTTTAATATACGTCCTACGTTTGTTGAGGGGAACAATCCATTTTTTGTCAACGGTGGGAAATGGATCTATTTAGGACGGACTGCAGATTTTGATGAACCTGGCCTTTATTTTTTTGATACAAAATCCAAAGAGAGAATTTATCGCTCAGTACCCTTGGAAGCTTATTACATTACACACTCTACAGAGTTTATCGGGCAAATAGAGACAAAAGGCAAACGTTTGCCGCTAACCATATATGAGTTTTTGTTTTACGATGAATCAACACAAAGGGCTGGTTTTGTAATTGAAAATAAACATAAATCAGTTAATGCAAAAAGATATTTTTTTGTAGGATGGGACTTGTCTATGAATCAAATCGATATGGTCGAACCAATCTATGAAATCGCAGAAGATGATAAAAAATCTTTTGCACAAAGTTCAGCCGTTGGATATTCACAGGAAAACAATACCGGTTACTTCACCTTCGCTGTGGATGCAGATCTAAAAGATGATGAATCAGAAGATGTTACTGCTTTTATATATAAAATTCAAAACCAAAATTTAACTAAACTAAAAGAATACAAATCTAGATTTTATCCATACACACCTGAGTTCCATCCTGATTCAAAACAAATCGTGATCGCTTGTTATACGGAAGCTTTTCAAAAACGAAATCCAACGGGATATTTATATAAATTAGATTCAAACGAATTCCAAGAGTTTTCTATTCCATCCACTCCTTATGGAATTAGTTTTTCGAAAGATGGAAAGTATTTGTATATGGCTGCGTCTGACACTGGAGAAGTTCGTATGTATAATACAGGAAATCTGAATGAAGTCAAAAAATCAAAATGGGGAACTTTTGGTCATAAATTAGGATTTTGGAAGGATGGAGAACTTGTTTGGGTAAGAAACTCAGGACTTCATATTTATGATCCCATAACTCTAAAACAAAAGAAAGTCATCCCTACAAAAAAATTCTATAAGAACCATGTCAATGTTAGTGGATCGGCCTTTTTGCCATTTCAAAAATTATTATTGAGGAATATATTGGAAGATCCGGCTGGCGGAGCTGCCAACCGAGTCTTAATCGCAGATTAAAAATGAGATCCTTATCTTAGTAAAAGGATTTCATAAAGGTGATTGGAACTTTATTTCCAAGCACCCGCATTATCTTTTGCATACTGAGCAAAGGATAATGGATCTTTTCCTGTTAAGGTTTTAACCGTATCTAGGATAGGAGAAGCAAATCCTTCTTTTAAGGCACCGGCTATCATCACTAAAAACGCTGCATAGTCTTTGGTAAGTCCTGCAGAAACAAGAGAAGATTCAAAAACTTTTGGATCTACATCTACATATCCGATTGTTTTTCCACTTACTTTTGTTAAATGATTTGCAGCTTCATTATGATCGATAGATTCTGGTCCCGTCAATGTAAAGGCTTGGTTGTCATTTTTCGAAGATGTTAGTAATACTGCCGCTACTGAGGCAATGTCTCTTGCATCAATAAAGCTGGTTTTTGCACTACCACCTGGAAAATAAATTTTCCCATCTTGTTTGATTCCTGCAATCCAAAAGGTATGGAAGTTTTGCATAAACCAGTTAGGACGAATGATATTCCAAGGAATTCCTGCTCCTTCTAACAAAATCTCTGTTTTGCGAAATGGAGCTTCTGGTGGCGCATGATCGACTCCCATTGCTGTCATGAGAACCAATTTTTTTAAGCCAACTTGTTTTGCTTTTTCGATCCATGGGGAAAGAATTTC
Protein-coding regions in this window:
- a CDS encoding YncE family protein, which gives rise to MNRFSLFSFFILLFSFSLSAEKIESEFSFATDFNIRPTFVEGNNPFFVNGGKWIYLGRTADFDEPGLYFFDTKSKERIYRSVPLEAYYITHSTEFIGQIETKGKRLPLTIYEFLFYDESTQRAGFVIENKHKSVNAKRYFFVGWDLSMNQIDMVEPIYEIAEDDKKSFAQSSAVGYSQENNTGYFTFAVDADLKDDESEDVTAFIYKIQNQNLTKLKEYKSRFYPYTPEFHPDSKQIVIACYTEAFQKRNPTGYLYKLDSNEFQEFSIPSTPYGISFSKDGKYLYMAASDTGEVRMYNTGNLNEVKKSKWGTFGHKLGFWKDGELVWVRNSGLHIYDPITLKQKKVIPTKKFYKNHVNVSGSAFLPFQKLLLRNILEDPAGGAANRVLIAD
- a CDS encoding NAD(P)H-binding protein, which produces MKVFVYGGSGLVGGHLVTELLNGGHEVFAGSRKPETQKATSNLHWVFADSSELTKGLEVLEKVDAAYFLSPPGQTNQYEILSPWIEKAKQVGLKKLVLMTAMGVDHAPPEAPFRKTEILLEGAGIPWNIIRPNWFMQNFHTFWIAGIKQDGKIYFPGGSAKTSFIDARDIASVAAVLLTSSKNDNQAFTLTGPESIDHNEAANHLTKVSGKTIGYVDVDPKVFESSLVSAGLTKDYAAFLVMIAGALKEGFASPILDTVKTLTGKDPLSFAQYAKDNAGAWK